In Paenibacillus sp. FSL M7-0420, a single genomic region encodes these proteins:
- a CDS encoding glycosyltransferase — MKANAPLISLCMIVKDEEPWIARCLSSVREGVDEIIVVDTGSRDRTMDIASGYGAIILQFPWKQSFAEARNYSLSHATGEWILWMDADEELAAGDAPKLRMLSSLPEYKLASLETIHFNSVFRPRADEAYRLAQCRLFRNGEGLHFTGGIHEQLSWPNTHTREDTSTSFQLPVRLFHYGYLQSVTSLKSKHERNLKLLQEAVTDNSNPDPWSLYHIASEYQRVGKYAHAFRQVNLAIAASLQQTKLPPSLFYKLKYGCLLAMGSFREGWPGIEKAISLYPDYVDMHLYKGCILMHTGRVEAAISAFEHCLTLGENALHYMILKGAGTFYPCYYIGNCYEMCGRPGEAKAWYLRALKFSPSFAEAEEKLSHLEEHLTVVEEPPVDNGSFSVPSPRKASLHCITTPEYTWSVIVLLGREDGPLSALQKWAASWQPFADQWIVIDAGIGEAVNKFASVLGATVHPLPSEDEQSQLWGRLEGLLTSSHVLWLNPYEEVSGEERKALAAMKSSQGSTHSVFSLNLCLQAGEVEQEHWEVKRNRLAAREAVLGCNAIIGELIAIPGEANQSSTITLENRHPSRRKRNLNQEI, encoded by the coding sequence GTGAAGGCGAACGCCCCTCTCATCTCCCTGTGCATGATCGTCAAAGATGAAGAGCCCTGGATTGCACGCTGTCTGTCGAGTGTGCGCGAAGGGGTAGATGAGATTATCGTCGTGGATACAGGCTCCCGTGACAGGACGATGGACATTGCCAGCGGCTACGGCGCAATCATTCTTCAGTTTCCCTGGAAACAGAGCTTCGCGGAAGCCCGGAATTATAGCCTCAGCCATGCAACGGGAGAATGGATCCTATGGATGGATGCGGATGAAGAGCTCGCTGCTGGAGACGCACCTAAGCTTCGGATGTTAAGCAGCTTACCGGAATACAAGCTGGCATCTCTGGAAACGATCCACTTCAATAGTGTATTCCGTCCCCGGGCGGATGAAGCTTACCGGCTGGCCCAGTGCCGTCTGTTCCGTAACGGCGAGGGATTGCATTTCACCGGCGGAATTCACGAACAATTAAGCTGGCCCAACACCCATACCAGGGAGGACACCAGCACTTCGTTCCAGCTTCCGGTCCGGCTGTTCCATTATGGCTACCTGCAGTCCGTGACTTCTCTTAAATCCAAACATGAACGCAATCTGAAGCTGCTGCAGGAAGCTGTAACAGACAATTCGAACCCCGATCCGTGGAGTCTTTACCATATAGCAAGTGAATACCAGCGGGTGGGGAAGTATGCGCATGCCTTCCGGCAAGTTAATCTGGCCATAGCCGCCTCATTGCAGCAGACCAAATTGCCGCCATCGCTTTTTTACAAGCTCAAATATGGCTGTCTGCTGGCGATGGGCAGCTTCAGGGAAGGCTGGCCCGGCATTGAGAAGGCCATCAGCTTATATCCGGATTATGTGGATATGCATCTGTATAAGGGTTGCATTCTTATGCATACCGGCCGGGTAGAAGCTGCAATCTCCGCTTTCGAGCATTGTCTGACGCTTGGAGAGAATGCTCTTCATTATATGATTCTCAAGGGTGCGGGAACCTTCTACCCCTGCTATTATATCGGGAACTGTTATGAGATGTGCGGGCGGCCTGGTGAGGCCAAGGCCTGGTATCTCAGAGCGCTGAAGTTCTCGCCTTCATTCGCGGAAGCGGAAGAGAAGCTATCTCATCTGGAAGAACACTTGACGGTAGTGGAGGAGCCTCCTGTGGACAACGGCAGCTTCTCCGTACCTTCTCCGCGAAAGGCCTCCCTTCACTGCATTACAACTCCGGAGTATACCTGGTCTGTAATTGTATTGCTTGGCAGGGAAGATGGTCCGCTCTCTGCTCTGCAGAAGTGGGCCGCCAGTTGGCAGCCGTTCGCCGATCAATGGATTGTGATCGATGCCGGAATAGGCGAAGCCGTTAATAAGTTTGCTAGCGTACTGGGTGCGACTGTTCATCCTCTGCCCTCCGAGGATGAACAGTCGCAGCTCTGGGGAAGATTGGAAGGGCTCCTAACCTCTTCCCATGTACTCTGGCTGAATCCCTACGAAGAAGTGAGCGGAGAGGAACGGAAAGCACTAGCCGCAATGAAGAGTTCACAAGGCAGTACACATTCCGTGTTCTCTCTTAATCTATGCTTACAGGCAGGTGAAGTAGAACAAGAACACTGGGAGGTTAAGAGGAACCGTCTGGCTGCTCGGGAGGCTGTTCTTGGCTGTAATGCGATCATTGGGGAGCTTATAGCAATACCTGGGGAGGCCAATCAAAGCAGCACTATTACACTTGAGAACAGGCACCCTTCAAGAAGGAAAAGAAATTTAAACCAAGAAATTTGA
- a CDS encoding sugar phosphate nucleotidyltransferase produces the protein MKLVLLSGGSGTRLWPLSSSIRSKQFLQVLPAPGGGRESMLQRIWRQLSAAGLDHEVYIATSSGQETLIRKQLRIAPKVIIEPRRRDTFPAVSLASAYLYSVEKISPDETVIVLPVDAYVNDEFFFKLTELDQALRHSGAEVALLGAKPDGPSGKYGYIVPSVSSGGKRENPDYVPVDSFVEKPDRQAAEALLEQQAMWNCGIFAFRLCDQLNRLEAAGFPRDYVDLQRQYHRLPKSSFDVEVLEGNSRLICIPYLNGWKDLGTWNTLSEELPSSVLGWGQVSEDSLNCQIVNELDIPVMLVGLDNVIVAAGPGGILVARKDAADHLKDLLPAPDQEDGRSPLPRTEKGSA, from the coding sequence ATGAAGCTGGTGCTTCTATCCGGCGGTTCCGGTACACGCTTATGGCCGCTCTCGAGCAGTATCCGGAGCAAGCAGTTCCTACAGGTGCTGCCTGCTCCGGGAGGCGGGAGAGAGTCTATGCTTCAGCGGATCTGGCGGCAGTTATCGGCTGCGGGCCTCGACCATGAAGTCTATATTGCAACGTCAAGCGGACAAGAGACGCTGATCCGCAAGCAGCTTCGTATAGCTCCGAAGGTCATCATTGAGCCGCGGCGCAGAGACACCTTTCCGGCAGTCAGCCTTGCCTCGGCCTATTTGTATTCGGTGGAGAAGATTTCCCCCGATGAGACAGTCATTGTGCTGCCTGTAGATGCTTATGTGAACGACGAATTCTTTTTCAAGCTGACGGAGCTGGATCAGGCTCTCCGCCACTCCGGTGCGGAAGTCGCCTTGCTGGGGGCGAAACCAGACGGCCCGTCAGGGAAATACGGTTATATTGTTCCCTCTGTCTCTTCCGGAGGGAAGCGGGAGAATCCAGACTATGTGCCGGTTGACAGCTTCGTGGAGAAGCCCGACAGGCAGGCGGCTGAAGCGCTGCTTGAGCAGCAGGCAATGTGGAATTGCGGGATCTTTGCTTTCCGGTTATGCGACCAGTTGAACCGGCTGGAAGCGGCGGGCTTCCCAAGAGATTATGTTGATCTGCAGAGGCAGTATCACCGTCTTCCCAAGAGCAGTTTCGATGTAGAGGTGCTGGAAGGCAACAGCCGTCTGATCTGTATACCCTACCTCAACGGGTGGAAGGACTTAGGGACCTGGAATACGCTCTCTGAAGAATTGCCGTCCTCCGTTCTGGGATGGGGGCAGGTCAGTGAAGATTCATTAAATTGCCAGATTGTCAACGAACTCGACATTCCGGTAATGCTTGTCGGGTTAGACAATGTGATCGTTGCGGCAGGACCCGGGGGTATTCTTGTGGCCCGGAAAGATGCTGCGGATCATCTGAAGGACCTGCTTCCCGCACCCGACCAGGAAGACGGAAGGAGTCCATTGCCAAGGACTGAGAAAGGCAGCGCCTGA
- a CDS encoding glycosyltransferase family 2 protein, translated as MKTSIVILTLNQLALTIQCLESIRRNTPEEHEVIVVDNGSSDETVNFLKTHYPELKLIENKENLGFAKGCNQGGEVAEGEAILFLNNDTVVPHGWLAPMLHALNRDSTVGMTGPVTNYISGHQRIPVTYSELKDMEAFAVEYCEAKRGQVQEVRRLIGFCLLVKRSVLDEIGWFDERYGLGNYEDDDLCLRALQYGYKLLIAEDSFIHHIGHASMGQTSSFDLMSLLQENKQKAFQKWGADIHSLIYTQPVRVCAGIIASGDEAALEETLASFAGVTEQMIVLDPTGNERIAQTAARYTRQIYTVKGELNVQKLREWISHMAIEPYILWLQEGDVLNADERRKFIGLKLSLFHQYQVVSLRCAEGARYMIMQDSSKLYPEDIQQPRQSPFFGIVSHATISTRLTAADRETAASRQ; from the coding sequence GTGAAGACGAGTATTGTCATTCTTACCCTTAATCAGTTAGCCTTAACGATTCAATGTCTGGAGAGCATCCGGCGAAATACACCTGAGGAGCATGAGGTCATTGTCGTTGACAATGGCTCAAGTGACGAAACCGTGAATTTCCTGAAGACGCATTATCCTGAACTTAAGCTGATCGAGAACAAGGAGAATCTGGGGTTTGCCAAAGGCTGCAATCAAGGAGGAGAGGTAGCGGAAGGCGAAGCCATTCTGTTCCTCAACAATGATACTGTAGTTCCTCACGGATGGCTGGCTCCCATGCTTCATGCATTGAACAGAGATAGTACGGTCGGCATGACAGGACCTGTTACGAATTATATCAGCGGACATCAGCGGATTCCGGTGACTTACAGTGAACTTAAGGATATGGAGGCATTCGCGGTAGAGTACTGTGAAGCAAAGCGTGGGCAGGTACAGGAGGTCCGGCGCCTGATCGGCTTCTGTCTGCTAGTCAAACGCAGTGTTCTGGATGAGATTGGCTGGTTCGATGAACGATATGGCCTGGGAAATTACGAGGATGACGATCTGTGCCTGCGGGCATTGCAGTATGGCTACAAGCTGTTGATTGCCGAGGATTCATTCATCCATCATATCGGCCATGCCAGCATGGGGCAGACCTCTTCCTTCGATCTCATGTCACTTCTGCAGGAGAACAAGCAGAAGGCTTTTCAGAAATGGGGCGCGGATATCCACAGCCTGATCTATACTCAGCCTGTGCGCGTATGCGCGGGAATTATTGCATCCGGAGATGAAGCTGCACTGGAAGAGACGCTCGCTTCATTTGCAGGGGTAACGGAACAAATGATTGTCTTAGACCCTACAGGCAATGAACGCATTGCGCAAACCGCTGCCCGCTATACACGGCAGATTTATACCGTGAAGGGGGAGCTCAATGTGCAAAAGTTGCGGGAATGGATCAGTCATATGGCCATAGAGCCTTACATTCTTTGGCTGCAGGAAGGTGATGTGCTTAATGCGGATGAGCGCCGGAAATTTATTGGGCTGAAGCTGTCCTTGTTCCACCAATATCAAGTGGTCTCCCTCCGCTGTGCGGAAGGTGCCCGTTATATGATCATGCAGGATAGCAGCAAGCTCTATCCGGAGGATATTCAACAGCCAAGGCAGAGCCCGTTCTTCGGCATAGTCAGCCATGCTACCATCAGCACCCGGTTAACTGCTGCAGACCGAGAGACTGCCGCGTCCAGGCAATAG
- a CDS encoding glycosyltransferase family 2 protein, with the protein MPTISLCMIVRNEEKSLGRCLSSVADIVDEIIIVDTGSTDRTKEISAEYGAAIYDFEWIDDFAAARNYAFAQAASEYILWLDADDVIEEIDRERFKTLKAAMTTEYHAVSMVYVLITDENGKSLYSFRRNRLIRRDCGFRWIGAVHEFIEVTPPVLESDICITHKKDKEYTQRNLKIYRKMIAEGKPFTARDRIYYSNELYDHGFYHEALENYERFLSEGEGWVEDNIQACLRLADSHAALGQKQEQLLSLCRTFDYDLPRPETCCKIGFYFMELQQYEQAVHWFRIAESLPKTSEPGTEAYSSGTWLPTLQLCVCYDKLGDHLYADYCNEVSFAHYPANPSAIYNRNYYTNLLGDKHVEINGYVPEEQKELVQ; encoded by the coding sequence TTGCCGACGATCAGCTTGTGTATGATTGTACGCAATGAGGAGAAGAGCCTGGGGCGATGCCTGTCATCGGTCGCGGATATAGTGGATGAGATCATCATCGTGGACACCGGCTCTACAGACCGCACCAAAGAGATTTCAGCCGAATATGGAGCCGCAATCTATGATTTTGAGTGGATCGATGATTTCGCAGCCGCCCGCAATTACGCATTCGCCCAAGCGGCAAGTGAGTATATACTGTGGCTCGATGCAGATGATGTCATTGAGGAGATTGACCGGGAGCGCTTCAAGACTCTGAAGGCTGCAATGACTACCGAATATCATGCAGTATCCATGGTTTATGTTCTCATAACCGATGAGAATGGGAAGTCGCTCTACAGCTTCAGACGCAACCGTCTGATCAGACGCGATTGCGGGTTCAGGTGGATCGGTGCTGTTCATGAATTTATTGAGGTTACCCCCCCTGTGCTTGAGAGCGACATATGCATTACACATAAGAAAGACAAGGAATATACGCAGCGCAACCTTAAGATCTACCGCAAGATGATCGCTGAGGGCAAGCCGTTTACGGCCAGAGACCGGATCTATTACTCCAATGAGCTGTACGATCATGGCTTCTACCACGAGGCGCTGGAGAACTATGAGCGTTTCTTGTCAGAAGGCGAAGGCTGGGTAGAGGATAACATTCAGGCCTGTCTGAGGTTGGCGGACAGCCATGCGGCGCTGGGGCAAAAACAGGAGCAGCTGCTGTCCTTGTGCCGTACCTTCGACTATGATCTCCCGCGTCCGGAAACCTGCTGCAAGATAGGCTTTTATTTCATGGAATTGCAGCAGTACGAACAGGCAGTGCACTGGTTCAGGATTGCGGAGTCCCTCCCTAAAACCAGTGAACCGGGAACGGAGGCTTACTCCTCCGGTACATGGCTCCCGACTCTGCAGCTCTGTGTCTGCTACGACAAGCTGGGGGACCACCTATACGCTGACTATTGCAATGAGGTTTCTTTCGCACACTATCCGGCCAATCCCAGTGCGATATACAACCGCAATTATTACACGAACCTGCTGGGGGACAAACATGTAGAGATTAACGGCTACGTGCCTGAAGAACAAAAGGAGTTGGTCCAGTGA
- a CDS encoding glycosyltransferase, whose translation MHTIPPSLYYRFYRYGTGCRIALDGVLTLPEQTAIGSGVFVREGYRWDIPSPAKNGSPRIVIGDRCDCSRFLTITATGKVELKADVITGPHVYISDARQAWEKDNSESTVTIGEGSWIGAHASIIGHVKIGRGSVVGAGSVVLRDVPDYCVVAGNPAEFRRIYDPSSGEWLRVHSEAEAREVLARRSKEPLLSICLPVRSQNGELRRCLESVYAQTEDYGLIEVCVLDDTAAQETEELAQRFGDLHHSFRYCRNPASGDGSPLNIQAASMARGKFIMLHEQGTPFLPNALTPFLNVLHTHPDCAVILLQPALIRTAPQLERLEGLTEFTRRTASSASPPPSVILNRREWEQTADPAQARHFLDPWVSRQHALLQANPQFCLCRYTLSEAGGHIRSAP comes from the coding sequence ATGCATACGATTCCCCCCTCGCTCTACTATCGTTTCTATCGTTACGGCACAGGCTGCAGGATTGCCTTGGACGGTGTGTTAACGTTGCCGGAACAGACAGCAATCGGCTCCGGCGTGTTCGTGCGGGAGGGATACCGGTGGGATATCCCCTCTCCCGCCAAGAATGGATCACCCCGTATAGTGATCGGAGACCGCTGTGATTGCAGCCGGTTCCTGACGATCACTGCAACGGGCAAGGTAGAATTGAAGGCCGATGTGATCACAGGTCCGCACGTGTATATATCTGATGCCAGGCAAGCCTGGGAGAAGGACAACAGCGAATCCACAGTAACCATCGGCGAAGGCTCCTGGATCGGTGCTCATGCCTCCATCATCGGACATGTAAAAATAGGCAGGGGCTCTGTGGTCGGTGCAGGCAGCGTAGTTCTGCGCGATGTGCCTGATTACTGCGTGGTCGCCGGTAATCCGGCCGAATTCCGCCGGATCTACGATCCTTCCAGCGGAGAGTGGCTCAGGGTACATAGCGAGGCAGAAGCCCGGGAGGTACTCGCACGCAGAAGTAAGGAACCGCTGTTGTCCATATGCTTGCCAGTACGCAGCCAGAACGGAGAACTGCGGCGCTGTCTGGAGTCGGTTTATGCCCAGACTGAGGATTACGGTCTAATCGAGGTCTGCGTCCTGGACGATACAGCAGCACAGGAGACAGAAGAACTGGCGCAGCGATTTGGAGATCTTCACCACAGCTTCCGCTACTGCCGCAACCCTGCCTCTGGAGATGGCAGTCCTCTTAACATTCAAGCCGCAAGCATGGCACGAGGGAAGTTCATCATGCTGCATGAGCAAGGAACACCCTTCCTTCCTAATGCTCTTACTCCATTTCTGAACGTACTGCATACTCATCCGGACTGTGCTGTTATCCTGCTTCAGCCTGCGCTCATCCGCACCGCTCCACAGCTTGAACGGTTGGAGGGACTCACCGAATTCACCAGACGTACAGCTTCATCTGCCTCCCCTCCGCCCTCGGTTATCTTGAACCGAAGGGAGTGGGAGCAAACTGCAGATCCTGCACAAGCCAGACATTTTCTGGACCCATGGGTCTCGCGGCAACATGCTCTATTACAAGCCAACCCGCAGTTCTGCCTGTGCCGCTATACCCTGTCCGAAGCCGGGGGACACATCCGATCCGCTCCATAA
- a CDS encoding glycosyltransferase produces MDDRKICFIICANNEELAERSQQNLKQLIKPDGYTVDLQIVRNASGLAAGYDQAMRQSDAKYKVYLHQDVQILNPQFLVDIVRLFSDYSSLGMIGAVGAKTLPSSGIWQDASQKYGKVIDSRTGTLQSQEFMQPSGEYESVESLDGLLMATQYDLPWRKDLFTGWHFYDASLSQEFISSGYEVGVPKQLLPWCLHECGTLDRTTAYADARRIFLEHYGYGKSHGQHRFHRLGSGCNIHPTCELSGTAGIALGNEVKLQADCCIMLPYNNIASEPRIQIGAGSEIERRCSLSAVNRIVIGSQVAISTGVQISDYNPAYEDIHLPIKKQGADSWSQTVSIGSGSWIGTNTVIAGQVSIGKGCVISAGSVVVSGTVIPDYCVAAGAPARVIKQYDPGSRKWLRISPSPGGEAELPNEENQMQPLMSICIPAFNCGQELNLCLNSIYSQNTRTADFEVIVSDDASTDHTEELVRKYQESYSNLHYYRNERHDGTDGNILKCAGYARGEFIKLHSSEDYWLQGSLETLCNLIEQNRDCSLLFLDILSNTGAVNRGSGISNYVEQVSIYSTFLSGIIMRRKEFVQIASPDRFIHSNLIQVYLELSILEISSDYCVYHRKLLASSDKIAGGYSFAQTFIISYLGILNSFLDKGLDAAVLAAEKKHIAHTFLLWWYNYMLEKNLEQLQPGDFVRIFVAAYQDESYYPDLHERLHKIQAKHLKI; encoded by the coding sequence ATGGACGACCGTAAAATTTGTTTCATTATATGTGCGAATAATGAGGAATTAGCCGAAAGGAGCCAGCAAAATCTAAAGCAATTGATCAAACCGGATGGATACACAGTAGATCTCCAAATCGTAAGGAATGCCTCCGGCCTGGCAGCAGGATACGATCAGGCAATGCGCCAGTCGGATGCCAAGTATAAGGTATATCTGCACCAGGACGTCCAAATCCTGAACCCTCAATTCCTGGTGGACATCGTCCGGCTGTTCTCCGATTATTCGTCGCTCGGCATGATTGGAGCCGTCGGGGCGAAGACGCTGCCGTCTTCCGGGATATGGCAGGATGCATCGCAGAAATACGGCAAAGTGATTGATAGCCGTACCGGTACACTTCAGTCTCAGGAATTCATGCAGCCGTCAGGCGAATATGAATCGGTGGAGTCGCTAGACGGGCTACTGATGGCTACACAGTACGACTTGCCCTGGCGTAAGGATTTGTTCACCGGCTGGCACTTCTATGACGCTTCCCTTAGCCAGGAATTCATCAGCAGCGGTTATGAGGTAGGCGTCCCCAAGCAGCTTCTGCCCTGGTGTCTGCATGAGTGTGGTACTCTGGACCGGACCACCGCTTATGCAGATGCCCGTCGCATCTTCCTGGAGCATTACGGCTATGGCAAAAGCCACGGCCAACACCGGTTCCACCGGTTAGGCAGCGGCTGCAACATTCATCCCACCTGCGAATTATCAGGTACAGCCGGGATTGCTCTGGGCAATGAAGTCAAGCTTCAGGCAGATTGCTGCATCATGCTCCCCTACAATAATATTGCCAGCGAACCGCGCATCCAGATTGGCGCCGGAAGTGAGATCGAACGCCGGTGCAGCCTGTCGGCAGTCAATCGGATCGTTATTGGCTCACAGGTTGCCATTTCAACAGGTGTGCAGATCTCGGATTACAACCCAGCCTACGAGGACATCCATCTCCCTATTAAGAAGCAGGGGGCGGATTCCTGGAGCCAGACCGTATCGATCGGCTCCGGAAGCTGGATCGGTACCAACACCGTTATTGCCGGACAGGTATCCATCGGTAAGGGCTGCGTGATAAGTGCAGGCTCGGTCGTTGTATCCGGCACTGTCATTCCTGACTATTGTGTGGCTGCGGGTGCGCCTGCCAGAGTCATTAAGCAATATGATCCGGGCTCCCGAAAGTGGCTGAGGATCAGCCCATCGCCCGGCGGGGAGGCAGAACTTCCCAATGAAGAGAATCAGATGCAGCCGCTAATGAGCATTTGCATTCCTGCCTTTAACTGCGGGCAAGAGCTCAATCTTTGCCTGAACAGTATTTACAGCCAGAATACCAGAACGGCAGATTTCGAAGTCATTGTATCCGATGATGCTTCAACGGATCACACAGAAGAGCTGGTGCGGAAGTATCAGGAAAGTTATTCCAACCTTCATTATTACCGTAATGAACGGCACGATGGGACCGATGGCAATATCCTAAAATGTGCGGGTTATGCCAGGGGAGAATTCATCAAGCTGCACAGCAGCGAGGATTACTGGCTCCAAGGCTCACTGGAAACCTTGTGTAATCTGATCGAACAGAACCGGGACTGCAGCCTGCTCTTCCTTGATATCCTTAGTAACACCGGAGCGGTGAACCGTGGATCAGGAATCAGCAATTATGTAGAGCAGGTCTCGATCTACAGTACATTTCTATCGGGAATCATTATGCGGAGGAAGGAATTCGTACAGATTGCCTCACCTGATAGGTTCATCCATTCGAACCTGATCCAGGTCTATCTGGAGCTCTCCATTCTGGAGATTTCTTCCGATTACTGTGTGTATCACCGCAAACTCCTGGCCAGCAGCGACAAGATTGCAGGAGGATACAGCTTCGCTCAGACCTTCATTATTTCATACTTGGGAATTCTTAATTCCTTCCTGGACAAAGGATTGGATGCAGCCGTACTGGCAGCTGAGAAGAAACATATCGCCCATACCTTTCTCCTCTGGTGGTACAACTACATGCTGGAGAAGAATCTTGAGCAGCTACAGCCGGGAGATTTCGTACGGATTTTTGTTGCAGCCTATCAGGATGAGTCCTATTATCCCGACCTGCATGAGCGGTTGCACAAGATTCAGGCCAAGCATCTAAAGATCTGA
- a CDS encoding acyltransferase, whose product MDTISPEFQQRFSSFGAGSLIMLKTDINCPEKVAIGRNVLIQENSWFTVVHPGHGIPSAISIGDGCSCSRNLIITSANSVILEENVIVGPDVYIADTDHQYRQVGIPIRDQWITSASQQVRIGAGSELGAHCVIVGNVTIGKSCRVTPNSVVTRDLPDFCIAAGNPARVVDAYDPEAGVWQLPGEGKR is encoded by the coding sequence ATGGATACCATCAGCCCGGAATTTCAGCAACGCTTCAGTAGCTTCGGAGCCGGCAGTCTGATCATGCTTAAGACCGATATCAACTGTCCGGAGAAAGTCGCTATCGGCCGCAATGTGCTTATTCAGGAGAATAGCTGGTTCACAGTTGTTCATCCCGGTCACGGTATACCGTCTGCAATTTCGATTGGAGACGGCTGCAGCTGCAGCCGCAATCTGATCATTACCTCTGCGAACAGTGTCATTCTAGAAGAGAATGTGATAGTCGGGCCGGATGTCTATATCGCCGACACCGACCACCAGTACCGCCAGGTCGGCATTCCCATCCGCGACCAATGGATCACCTCAGCCAGCCAGCAGGTGCGGATCGGTGCCGGCAGTGAGTTGGGTGCCCACTGCGTCATTGTGGGCAACGTGACGATTGGTAAGAGCTGCAGAGTTACTCCGAACAGTGTTGTAACCCGGGATTTGCCGGACTTCTGTATCGCAGCGGGCAACCCTGCCAGAGTAGTGGATGCCTATGATCCCGAAGCGGGAGTATGGCAGCTGCCGGGCGAGGGCAAGCGTTGA